The Longimicrobium sp. genome has a segment encoding these proteins:
- a CDS encoding amidohydrolase family protein, with protein MRLAAALVIALSGSGCAAADAADAPIAITHVVVIDGTGAPARVDQTVVVVGGRIAAVGPSASTAVPRGARRIDGRGRWLIPGLWDMHVHAFGNEFPDFAAPLLLAHGVTGARDMGFYVDSARFWTGEVRAGRLAGPRMVIGGRLDGPANRTPWVAHAATADEARRAVDSLVAAGADFIKMYSRVPRDAYFAAADQARRRGVKMAGHVPHGVSTREAARHQDGMEHEDDLMRACSSEDEALRRELAEAPPDAPPALQLATIRDHARRMRATYDPARCAAVISMLAHSGTALTPTLAVYQPYMARGDTSVMHPSAHRYVPGPMLALWRTRLQRAEPSDTSTVAAFFSLERTGEMHRAGVRLLAGTDAPLPYLVPGLSLHDELALLVRAGLTPMEALRTATYNPAAYLGALDSLGTIRPGRLADLVLLDADPLSDIRNTRRIHTVIANGRVVDRAALFRRAEEYARRSGHGNRR; from the coding sequence GTGCGACTCGCAGCCGCGCTCGTAATCGCCCTGTCGGGCAGCGGATGCGCGGCCGCCGACGCGGCCGATGCGCCGATTGCCATCACACACGTGGTGGTGATCGATGGCACCGGCGCGCCTGCGCGGGTGGACCAGACCGTCGTCGTGGTTGGCGGCCGCATCGCCGCCGTGGGGCCGAGCGCGTCCACGGCGGTGCCGCGCGGCGCCAGGCGCATCGACGGGCGCGGGCGGTGGCTGATCCCCGGGCTGTGGGACATGCACGTCCACGCCTTTGGCAACGAGTTTCCGGACTTCGCCGCGCCGCTCCTGCTGGCGCATGGCGTGACCGGGGCGCGCGACATGGGCTTTTACGTCGACAGCGCGCGGTTCTGGACGGGCGAGGTGCGCGCGGGGCGGCTGGCCGGCCCGCGGATGGTGATTGGCGGGCGGCTGGACGGGCCCGCCAACCGCACCCCGTGGGTGGCGCACGCCGCCACGGCGGACGAGGCGCGGCGGGCGGTCGATTCGCTCGTGGCCGCCGGCGCGGACTTCATCAAGATGTACTCCAGGGTGCCTCGCGATGCGTACTTCGCCGCGGCGGACCAGGCGCGGCGGCGCGGGGTGAAGATGGCCGGCCACGTCCCCCACGGCGTGAGCACGCGCGAAGCGGCCCGGCACCAGGACGGTATGGAGCACGAGGACGACCTGATGCGCGCCTGCTCCTCCGAGGACGAGGCGCTGCGGCGCGAACTCGCCGAGGCGCCGCCCGACGCGCCGCCGGCGCTCCAGCTTGCGACCATCCGCGACCACGCGCGCCGCATGCGGGCCACGTACGATCCCGCGCGTTGTGCCGCCGTGATCAGCATGCTGGCGCACTCCGGCACCGCCCTGACGCCCACCCTGGCCGTCTACCAGCCGTACATGGCCCGGGGCGACACCTCGGTGATGCACCCGTCGGCGCACCGCTACGTTCCGGGCCCCATGCTGGCCCTGTGGCGTACCCGCCTCCAGCGCGCCGAGCCTAGCGACACCTCCACCGTCGCCGCCTTCTTCAGCCTGGAGCGCACGGGCGAGATGCATCGTGCGGGTGTGCGGCTGCTGGCGGGGACGGACGCGCCGCTCCCCTATCTGGTCCCCGGCCTGTCGCTGCACGACGAGCTGGCGCTGCTCGTACGCGCGGGGCTCACGCCCATGGAGGCGCTGCGGACGGCGACGTACAACCCGGCCGCCTACCTGGGCGCGCTCGACTCGCTCGGCACCATCCGGCCCGGCAGGCTGGCCGATCTCGTGCTGCTGGATGCGGATCCACTTTCCGACATCCGCAACACACGCCGCATCCACACCGTCATCGCGAACGGGCGCGTGGTCGACCGCGCCGCGCTCTTCCGCCGCGCGGAGGAGTACGCGCGCCGCTCCGGGCACGGGAACCGCAGGTAA
- a CDS encoding DUF2442 domain-containing protein codes for MAARKRFSKAEVLAQIAEADARTAEEDRTEPRARAASFDPATRRVRIELKNGSAYEFPADLGQGLRGASADDLAQIQVFPGGIGLRWDTLDVDLSVTGLVSGVFGTRRWMRQIESEMSDRDTQARSGVAG; via the coding sequence ATGGCGGCTAGAAAGCGGTTTTCCAAAGCTGAAGTGCTGGCGCAGATCGCCGAGGCCGATGCGAGAACTGCGGAAGAGGACCGGACCGAGCCGCGCGCTCGCGCTGCTTCGTTCGATCCGGCCACGAGGCGCGTGCGCATCGAACTGAAGAACGGCAGCGCATACGAGTTCCCGGCCGATCTGGGGCAGGGTTTGCGCGGTGCCTCCGCCGACGACTTGGCGCAGATCCAGGTCTTTCCCGGCGGCATCGGTTTACGCTGGGATACGCTCGACGTAGATCTGAGCGTCACCGGGTTAGTCTCGGGCGTGTTCGGCACGCGCCGATGGATGCGGCAGATCGAGAGCGAGATGTCGGACCGGGACACGCAGGCTCGGTCCGGTGTCGCGGGTTGA
- a CDS encoding glutamate-cysteine ligase family protein translates to MTLDRAALLSDLRENSFALSPARSVPRPRIGAEVELIPVSAESGVQVPIQAADGPSTLPLLRQFAERHCWREEPSSYGVPRFVLPDGGIITYEPGGQIELSAPALPSATALVQGLRAAVAPLTREMREEGVELLSVGIEPRNGLETVPLQLPGARYVRMTEFMQSLGTGGERMMRQTAAMQVSLDFGADPLARWRVWNAMAPYVTAIFASSPVYRGEPTGDRSFRARVWRELDGGRTGCFACDDPVAEYLDFALRAPMVMSPGPGFLSFDEWNRRGCVRMEDWHLHLTTLFPEVRPKGFAEVRSADVVAPEWYAAPLVLLAGIAYHAPSLHAAADLLGDPDPALLVGAGRDGLSDPRIAATAAELAGIALSGAAAMPAFFGGEDIDEAAEFFARYTRQARSPADDILDAIAGSIPA, encoded by the coding sequence ATGACGCTGGACCGCGCCGCCCTGCTCTCCGACCTGCGTGAAAACTCGTTCGCGCTGTCGCCCGCCCGTTCCGTCCCGCGCCCGCGCATCGGCGCGGAGGTGGAGCTGATCCCTGTCTCCGCCGAAAGCGGGGTGCAGGTGCCCATCCAGGCGGCGGACGGGCCCTCCACGCTGCCGCTCCTCCGCCAGTTTGCCGAGCGCCACTGCTGGCGCGAAGAGCCCAGTTCGTACGGCGTCCCCAGGTTCGTCCTCCCCGACGGCGGGATCATCACGTACGAGCCGGGCGGGCAGATCGAGTTGAGCGCCCCGGCCTTGCCGTCCGCGACGGCGTTGGTCCAGGGCCTTCGCGCCGCCGTCGCGCCGCTGACCCGGGAGATGCGGGAGGAGGGCGTGGAACTGCTGTCCGTGGGCATCGAGCCGCGGAACGGGCTCGAGACGGTGCCGCTGCAGCTGCCTGGCGCGCGCTACGTGCGGATGACGGAGTTCATGCAGTCGCTCGGCACCGGCGGCGAGCGGATGATGCGGCAGACCGCCGCCATGCAGGTGAGCCTGGACTTCGGGGCGGATCCGCTCGCGCGCTGGCGGGTGTGGAACGCCATGGCGCCGTACGTCACCGCCATCTTCGCCAGCTCGCCCGTCTACCGCGGCGAGCCGACCGGGGACCGCAGCTTTCGCGCGCGGGTGTGGCGCGAGCTGGACGGGGGCCGCACCGGGTGCTTCGCCTGTGACGACCCCGTGGCCGAGTACCTGGACTTCGCCCTGCGGGCGCCGATGGTGATGTCACCCGGCCCGGGCTTCCTTTCGTTCGACGAGTGGAACCGGCGCGGGTGCGTGCGGATGGAAGACTGGCACCTGCACCTGACCACGCTCTTTCCCGAGGTGCGCCCCAAAGGCTTCGCCGAGGTCCGCTCGGCCGACGTCGTGGCGCCGGAGTGGTACGCCGCGCCCTTGGTTCTGCTGGCCGGCATCGCCTATCACGCCCCCAGCCTGCATGCCGCCGCCGATCTCCTCGGCGACCCCGATCCCGCGCTGCTTGTCGGGGCTGGGCGCGACGGGCTCTCCGACCCGCGCATTGCCGCGACCGCCGCGGAGCTGGCCGGCATCGCGCTTTCCGGCGCCGCGGCGATGCCCGCGTTCTTCGGCGGAGAGGACATCGACGAAGCCGCCGAGTTCTTCGCCCGCTACACGCGCCAGGCGCGCTCCCCCGCGGACGACATCCTCGACGCGATCGCCGGCTCCATCCCCGCCTGA
- a CDS encoding deoxyribonuclease IV codes for MPTHIIGAHTVDNGGIHMTALRAGSAGMKALQCFTAIPKFYGDKSTIKPERVERFRRALDEAGIEPRNVVVHAAYVLSVATAEPDKWVRAAAGLAKEMERSNALGVGAVCFHPGSATDGDPKAAAERVAKAITQALKSVDGPTRLLVENTAGAGKTVGRTAEEVADILRHVPDELRGRTGYGLDTCHLFASGWAIHESAQKLREILDEWEQTTGERPGFFHLNDSEGAFASNRDRHMLLGDGQIGAEPFRWLLADPRSQGIPLILETPQQNYDIGDDDSSADPYDLRMMELLTGFLKKEK; via the coding sequence ATGCCCACACACATCATCGGCGCCCACACGGTCGACAACGGCGGCATCCACATGACCGCGCTCCGCGCCGGCAGCGCGGGGATGAAGGCGCTGCAGTGCTTTACCGCCATCCCCAAGTTCTACGGCGACAAGAGCACCATCAAGCCCGAGCGGGTGGAGCGGTTTCGCCGCGCGCTCGACGAGGCGGGGATCGAGCCGCGCAACGTGGTCGTTCATGCGGCGTACGTGCTGTCCGTCGCCACGGCAGAGCCCGACAAGTGGGTGCGCGCCGCGGCCGGGCTGGCCAAGGAGATGGAGCGATCCAACGCGCTGGGGGTAGGCGCCGTGTGCTTCCATCCCGGGTCCGCCACCGACGGTGATCCCAAGGCGGCCGCCGAGCGGGTGGCCAAGGCCATCACCCAGGCGCTGAAGTCGGTGGACGGCCCCACGCGCCTCCTCGTCGAGAATACGGCGGGGGCGGGCAAGACCGTCGGCCGCACGGCCGAGGAGGTGGCCGACATCCTGCGGCACGTGCCCGACGAGCTGCGCGGGCGCACCGGCTACGGGCTCGACACCTGTCACCTGTTCGCCTCCGGCTGGGCCATCCACGAATCGGCCCAAAAGCTGCGGGAGATTCTGGACGAGTGGGAGCAGACCACGGGCGAGCGCCCGGGCTTCTTCCACCTGAACGACAGCGAGGGCGCGTTCGCCAGCAACCGCGACCGGCACATGCTGCTGGGCGACGGGCAGATCGGCGCCGAGCCCTTCCGCTGGCTGCTGGCCGACCCGCGCAGTCAGGGGATTCCGCTGATCCTGGAAACGCCGCAGCAGAACTACGACATCGGCGATGACGATTCCTCGGCCGATCCGTACGACCTGCGGATGATGGAGCTGCTCACGGGCTTTCTGAAGAAGGAGAAATAG
- the egtB gene encoding ergothioneine biosynthesis protein EgtB — translation MSRPHPPTPTPREVAALLQDARERTLLLVSPVPEAELMNQHDKLMSPVVWDMGHIAHFEELWLVRNLEGPVRFGEMPGMFNPFENPRSVRGQLALPRLADTLDHMASVRRTVLDHVQAGDAGRADPGLLDGGYVYRMVAQHEYQHNETILQALQLRGDETRYRAPRAIATPRGRPMAADDDGMVRFPGGTVEIGTDDRTAAYDNERPRHAVELAPFRIGAWAVTNGEFARFIEDGGYQARALWSDAGWKHREDAGLVAPQFWERHDGAWWTRSMDREMAVDPDRPVCHVCWYEAEAYCNWAGKRLLTEHEWEAAASWDPASATKRTYPWGDEPPTAFDANLDQLSFEPAQTGAYPGNLSPIGCYGMIGDVWEWTSSDFAPWPGYQTFPYPEYSEVFFGPDYKVLRGGSWATRPGAIRNTFRNWDYPIRRQIFSGFRVAQDD, via the coding sequence ATGTCCCGCCCCCACCCGCCCACTCCCACTCCGCGCGAAGTCGCGGCCCTGCTGCAGGACGCCCGCGAGCGCACGCTGCTGCTGGTTTCGCCCGTCCCCGAGGCCGAGCTGATGAACCAGCACGACAAGCTCATGAGCCCCGTCGTGTGGGACATGGGCCACATCGCGCACTTCGAGGAGCTATGGCTGGTGCGCAACCTGGAGGGGCCGGTGCGCTTCGGCGAAATGCCGGGGATGTTCAACCCGTTCGAGAACCCCCGCTCCGTCCGCGGCCAGCTGGCGCTTCCCCGCCTGGCCGACACGCTGGACCACATGGCCTCCGTCCGCCGCACCGTGCTGGACCACGTGCAGGCGGGCGACGCCGGCCGCGCCGATCCCGGGCTGCTGGACGGCGGCTACGTCTACCGCATGGTCGCCCAGCACGAGTACCAGCACAATGAGACCATCCTGCAGGCCCTGCAGCTGAGGGGCGACGAAACGCGCTACCGAGCGCCGCGCGCCATCGCCACGCCGCGCGGGCGTCCGATGGCGGCTGACGACGACGGTATGGTCCGCTTTCCCGGCGGCACCGTGGAGATCGGCACGGACGACCGCACGGCGGCGTACGACAACGAGCGGCCGCGGCACGCGGTGGAGCTGGCGCCCTTCCGCATCGGCGCGTGGGCGGTGACCAACGGCGAGTTCGCGCGCTTCATCGAGGACGGCGGATACCAGGCGCGGGCCCTGTGGTCCGACGCGGGATGGAAGCACCGCGAGGACGCAGGGCTGGTGGCGCCGCAGTTCTGGGAGCGGCACGACGGCGCGTGGTGGACGCGGTCGATGGACCGCGAGATGGCCGTCGATCCCGACCGCCCCGTGTGCCACGTCTGCTGGTACGAGGCCGAGGCGTACTGCAACTGGGCCGGCAAGCGCCTGCTGACGGAGCACGAGTGGGAGGCGGCCGCGTCGTGGGATCCCGCATCCGCCACCAAGCGCACGTATCCCTGGGGCGACGAGCCGCCGACCGCGTTCGACGCCAACCTCGACCAGCTCTCGTTCGAGCCGGCGCAGACGGGCGCCTATCCGGGCAACCTGTCGCCCATCGGCTGCTACGGAATGATCGGCGACGTGTGGGAGTGGACGTCCAGCGACTTCGCGCCCTGGCCCGGCTATCAGACGTTTCCCTATCCCGAGTACAGCGAGGTGTTCTTCGGCCCCGACTACAAGGTGCTGCGCGGCGGATCGTGGGCCACGCGGCCGGGCGCCATCCGCAACACCTTCCGCAACTGGGACTACCCCATCCGGCGACAGATCTTCAGCGGCTTCCGGGTGGCGCAGGATGACTGA
- a CDS encoding CBU_0592 family membrane protein yields the protein MFLQVISFVGALLILGAYFSYQRGWMGRENRWYSAMNLVGGALLAWVATIDQRWGFVLLEGTWALLSIPPLIKPPKPPPPARASAGGATSFGNHDP from the coding sequence GTGTTCCTCCAGGTCATCTCCTTTGTCGGCGCGCTGTTGATCCTGGGCGCGTACTTTTCGTACCAGCGCGGCTGGATGGGGCGGGAAAACCGATGGTACTCGGCGATGAACCTGGTGGGAGGGGCGCTGCTGGCCTGGGTGGCCACCATCGACCAGCGATGGGGGTTCGTGCTGCTGGAGGGAACGTGGGCGCTGCTCTCCATCCCGCCGCTCATCAAGCCACCGAAGCCGCCACCGCCCGCACGCGCAAGTGCCGGTGGTGCAACGAGTTTCGGCAATCATGATCCTTGA
- a CDS encoding DNA-3-methyladenine glycosylase I, giving the protein MSYCDAAPGHPVHGPYHDHEYGFPLEGDDELLERLALEINQAGLSWLTILKKRDAFRAAFHGFDVDRVAAYGDEDRARLLADAGIIRNRLKVDAVIENARRIQQLRAEYGGFAEWLNAHHPREKAEWVKLFKTTFRFTGGEIVGEFLMSTGYLRGAHTPECPVYARVLAAGPAWAEVRSG; this is encoded by the coding sequence ATGTCCTACTGCGACGCCGCGCCCGGCCATCCCGTCCACGGCCCCTATCACGATCACGAATACGGCTTTCCGCTGGAGGGGGACGATGAGCTGCTGGAGCGGCTGGCGCTGGAGATCAACCAGGCCGGGCTGTCGTGGCTGACGATCCTCAAGAAGCGCGACGCCTTCCGCGCCGCGTTCCACGGGTTCGACGTGGATCGGGTGGCGGCGTACGGTGACGAGGACCGCGCGCGCCTGCTGGCGGACGCCGGCATCATCCGCAACCGGCTGAAGGTGGACGCGGTGATCGAGAACGCCCGCCGAATCCAGCAGCTTCGCGCGGAGTACGGGGGATTCGCGGAATGGCTGAACGCGCACCATCCGCGGGAGAAGGCGGAGTGGGTGAAGCTGTTCAAAACGACGTTCCGCTTTACGGGCGGCGAGATCGTGGGCGAGTTCCTGATGAGCACCGGCTACCTTCGCGGCGCGCACACGCCCGAGTGCCCGGTCTACGCGCGAGTGCTCGCGGCGGGGCCGGCGTGGGCGGAAGTTCGGTCCGGGTGA
- a CDS encoding DUF2442 domain-containing protein produces MARERRLTKAEILEQLAAADARTAEADRTEPRARAATFDPVTRRVRIELKNGCAYEFPADLCQGLRGVSGDVLSQVEVYPYGIGLRWDALDIDFSIPGLVAGRFGNKAWMRQIESELADKDSAAESTPKANVTTATTKATRRVPRGRKAETDPAAAA; encoded by the coding sequence ATGGCACGTGAGAGGCGGCTGACGAAGGCTGAGATCCTGGAGCAGCTTGCCGCTGCCGACGCGAGGACCGCTGAAGCCGACCGCACTGAGCCACGCGCGCGCGCAGCGACGTTCGATCCGGTAACCAGGCGCGTACGCATCGAGTTGAAGAACGGGTGTGCGTACGAGTTCCCGGCAGACCTGTGTCAGGGCCTGCGGGGCGTCTCCGGCGACGTTCTCTCACAGGTTGAGGTTTACCCGTATGGTATCGGCCTGCGGTGGGACGCCTTGGATATCGACTTCAGCATCCCAGGGCTTGTGGCGGGCAGGTTCGGCAACAAGGCGTGGATGCGGCAGATCGAGAGCGAGTTGGCCGACAAGGACAGTGCGGCTGAATCCACTCCCAAGGCCAACGTTACGACTGCGACCACGAAAGCGACACGCCGTGTGCCCCGCGGGCGTAAGGCCGAAACCGATCCGGCAGCGGCGGCTTGA
- a CDS encoding DUF4160 domain-containing protein codes for MGTVHRESGFTFRIWSEDHEPPHVHVWKGGRQMLINLSPVGVRNRRGMKDNDAMRALAIVQREREKMLRNWREIHGT; via the coding sequence ATGGGCACCGTACATCGCGAATCCGGCTTCACGTTCCGCATCTGGTCTGAAGACCACGAGCCTCCCCACGTTCACGTGTGGAAAGGGGGCCGGCAGATGCTGATCAACCTTTCACCCGTCGGAGTTCGGAACAGGCGAGGAATGAAGGACAACGATGCGATGCGTGCGCTCGCAATCGTCCAGAGGGAGCGCGAGAAGATGCTACGCAACTGGAGGGAGATCCATGGCACGTGA
- the egtD gene encoding L-histidine N(alpha)-methyltransferase, with protein sequence MTDVALPPSPAVDATAVRAVADGLSRPRKELPPRFFYDEHGSRLFEEITRLPEYYLTRTERTLLARWMPVWVAALKPRALIELGAGSAEKTRIVLDAISAAADSSVYVPVDVSAEFLDESAGRIGRDYPSIQVVPVVADFTDAFALPDGLPAPAMHAFLGSTIGNFAPDDAVALLRRVRERMSGGDRFLMGVDLRKDPAVIEAAYNDAAGVTAAFNRNMLRVVNAQAGADFDVDAWEHRASYNAVDHWIEMHLVALREQVVAVPGAGTFSFTAGETIRTEISAKHDRGSVDAMFAASGLRVDEWTTDDDALYALVLASPVG encoded by the coding sequence ATGACTGACGTCGCCCTCCCGCCCTCCCCGGCCGTGGATGCCACCGCCGTGCGCGCCGTGGCGGATGGATTGTCGCGCCCGCGGAAGGAGCTGCCGCCGCGCTTCTTTTACGACGAGCACGGCTCGCGACTGTTCGAGGAGATCACCCGGCTTCCCGAATACTACCTGACGCGCACCGAGCGGACACTCTTGGCGCGCTGGATGCCCGTGTGGGTCGCCGCGCTGAAGCCCCGAGCCCTCATCGAACTGGGGGCCGGCAGCGCGGAAAAGACACGCATCGTGCTGGACGCGATCAGCGCGGCGGCGGATTCGTCCGTTTACGTGCCGGTGGACGTGAGCGCCGAGTTCCTGGACGAGTCGGCCGGGCGGATCGGCCGCGACTATCCATCCATCCAGGTCGTGCCGGTGGTGGCGGATTTTACGGACGCGTTCGCCCTTCCGGATGGATTGCCCGCGCCGGCGATGCACGCGTTCCTGGGCAGCACCATCGGCAACTTCGCGCCGGACGACGCGGTGGCCCTCCTGCGGCGGGTGCGCGAGCGGATGAGCGGGGGCGACCGGTTCCTGATGGGCGTAGACCTGCGCAAGGACCCCGCGGTGATCGAGGCGGCCTACAACGATGCAGCGGGGGTGACAGCCGCGTTCAACCGCAACATGCTGCGCGTGGTCAACGCCCAGGCGGGGGCGGACTTCGACGTGGACGCCTGGGAGCACCGGGCGTCGTACAATGCGGTGGACCACTGGATCGAGATGCACCTGGTGGCGCTTCGAGAGCAAGTGGTGGCCGTGCCCGGTGCCGGCACGTTCTCCTTCACGGCGGGCGAAACCATCCGCACCGAGATTTCCGCCAAGCACGACCGCGGCAGTGTGGATGCGATGTTCGCCGCGTCGGGGCTGCGAGTGGACGAGTGGACGACGGACGACGACGCGCTCTACGCGCTGGTGCTGGCGTCACCGGTGGGGTGA
- a CDS encoding DegV family protein, whose product MTAVNYLDGSGLRGALIMSAEYVQRHRADLNRINVFPVPDGDTGTNLALTVSSIADHLRRSTDTSVGAVAKAAAQAGIMGARGNCGMILSHFLLGMADAIGDRVRLTVAEFGQVLRSATEHVYRALEKPVEGTMITIMRAIADEAERLRDSDFVVLFERLLIKAREALANTPELLPQLKASGVVDAGAKGFVHILEGIAGYLAGDPLVALDETPEFGAEPAVFAAAQAEYSAASEQYRFCTEALVRGSELPTQETVSAWLRERGDSLVVIRSNDLLKVHVHTDEPEAVFAYLRGFGELATKKAEDMQAQHAVAERAATGHMRLARRPISIVVDSACDLPDEIIRAHGMHLVPLNLIFEDRVLRDRLDISAEEFVEQLKTGAHPSTSQPAPAAFIEGFRRAAEEGESVVAVLLSSALSGTYASAQAALKHRAEGDDVPIHLFDSKGGSLLQGLLALKASELGEMGWTPERIVAELERIRAQSGFFIVLDTFERALASGRVGRGKAWLGSLLDIKPVLDIDAAGKLVPIDKVRGRKNMMPRMLEVLERKVPRGAKKMRFGIMHIGAHEVLAPVTREIRARYGKDAEVVTMAGTPIFGTHAGEGAWGIAYLVED is encoded by the coding sequence ATGACTGCTGTCAACTACCTGGACGGGAGCGGCCTGCGCGGCGCCCTGATCATGTCGGCGGAGTACGTTCAGCGCCACCGCGCGGACCTCAACCGCATCAACGTCTTTCCCGTTCCGGACGGAGACACGGGCACCAACCTGGCGCTCACCGTCAGCTCCATCGCCGACCACCTGCGCCGAAGCACGGACACGTCCGTCGGCGCCGTGGCCAAGGCCGCGGCGCAGGCCGGCATCATGGGCGCGCGCGGCAACTGCGGGATGATCCTCTCGCACTTCCTGCTGGGGATGGCCGACGCCATCGGCGACCGCGTGCGGCTGACGGTGGCCGAATTCGGCCAGGTGCTGCGCAGCGCCACGGAGCACGTGTACCGCGCGCTGGAAAAGCCGGTGGAGGGCACCATGATCACCATCATGCGCGCCATCGCCGACGAGGCCGAGCGGCTGCGGGATTCGGACTTCGTGGTGTTGTTCGAGCGCCTGCTGATCAAGGCGCGCGAGGCGCTGGCCAACACTCCCGAGCTGCTTCCCCAGCTCAAGGCGTCGGGCGTGGTGGACGCCGGGGCCAAGGGCTTCGTGCACATCCTGGAGGGGATCGCCGGCTACCTGGCGGGCGACCCGCTGGTGGCGCTGGACGAAACGCCGGAGTTCGGCGCGGAGCCGGCGGTGTTCGCGGCTGCCCAGGCGGAGTACTCGGCGGCCAGCGAGCAGTACCGCTTCTGCACCGAGGCGCTGGTGCGCGGCAGCGAGCTGCCCACGCAGGAGACGGTGTCGGCGTGGCTGCGCGAGCGGGGCGACTCGCTGGTGGTCATCCGCAGCAACGACCTGCTGAAGGTGCACGTGCACACCGACGAGCCCGAGGCGGTGTTCGCGTACCTGCGTGGCTTCGGCGAGCTGGCGACGAAGAAGGCGGAAGACATGCAGGCCCAGCACGCCGTAGCGGAGCGTGCGGCGACGGGGCACATGCGGTTGGCCCGCCGCCCCATCTCCATCGTGGTCGACAGCGCCTGCGACCTCCCCGACGAGATCATCCGCGCCCACGGCATGCACCTGGTGCCGCTGAACCTGATCTTCGAAGACCGGGTACTGCGCGACCGGCTCGACATCTCGGCCGAGGAGTTCGTGGAGCAGCTGAAGACGGGGGCGCACCCCAGCACCTCGCAGCCCGCGCCCGCGGCCTTCATCGAGGGCTTCCGGCGCGCCGCGGAGGAGGGCGAGAGCGTGGTGGCCGTCCTCCTTTCGTCGGCGCTGTCCGGCACCTACGCCTCTGCCCAGGCGGCGCTCAAGCACCGGGCCGAGGGCGACGACGTTCCGATCCACCTGTTCGACAGCAAGGGTGGCTCGCTGCTGCAGGGGCTGCTGGCGCTCAAGGCCAGCGAGTTGGGCGAGATGGGGTGGACGCCGGAGCGCATCGTCGCCGAGCTGGAGCGCATCCGCGCGCAGTCGGGCTTCTTCATCGTGCTCGACACCTTCGAGCGGGCGCTGGCGTCGGGGCGGGTGGGGCGCGGCAAGGCGTGGCTGGGCAGCCTGCTCGACATCAAGCCGGTGCTTGACATCGACGCGGCGGGCAAGCTGGTGCCCATCGACAAGGTGCGCGGGCGCAAGAACATGATGCCTCGGATGCTGGAGGTGCTGGAGCGCAAGGTGCCCCGCGGGGCGAAGAAGATGCGCTTCGGCATCATGCACATCGGCGCGCACGAGGTGCTGGCGCCGGTCACGCGGGAGATCCGCGCCCGCTACGGCAAGGACGCGGAGGTGGTGACGATGGCGGGAACGCCCATCTTCGGCACGCACGCGGGCGAGGGCGCCTGGGGAATCGCGTACCTGGTCGAGGACTGA